The following proteins are co-located in the Coleofasciculus sp. FACHB-T130 genome:
- the bchB gene encoding ferredoxin:protochlorophyllide reductase (ATP-dependent) subunit B → MKLAYWMYAGPAHIGTLRVSSSFKNVHAIMHAPIGDDYFNVMRSMLERDRNFTPVTISSVDRNVLARGSQEKVVDNITRKDVEEHPDLIVLTPTCTSSILQEDLENFVERASIETKSDVMLADVNHYRVNELQAADITLRQIVQLYIEKARKKGDLPEGKTEKPSVNILGISSLGFHNHHDCTELKRLMADLGIQVNEVIPEGASVHNLKNLPKAWFNLVPYREIGPMAAQYLEKEFGMPFVDITPMGVVETARCIRKIQEIINAQGADVNYEDYINEQTLHVSQAAWFSRSIDCQNLTGKKAVVFGDSTHAAAITKILSREMGIHVVWAGTYCKYDAEWFKEQVGEYCDEVIVTEDHGQIGDAIARVEPSAIFGTQMERHVGKRLNIPCGVIAAPIHVQNFPIGYKPFCGYEGTNQITDLIYNSFTLGMEDHLLEIFGGHDTKEVITKGISADSDLGWNKEAQAELNKVPGFVRGKVKRNTEKFARDRGFNVITLEVMYAAKEAVGA, encoded by the coding sequence ATGAAATTGGCTTACTGGATGTATGCAGGTCCCGCGCACATTGGTACTCTGCGGGTCTCCAGTTCCTTTAAGAACGTCCACGCCATTATGCACGCGCCAATTGGCGATGACTACTTTAACGTCATGCGCTCGATGCTAGAGCGCGATCGCAACTTCACCCCAGTTACCATCAGTTCCGTTGACCGGAACGTTTTGGCGCGTGGTTCCCAAGAAAAGGTGGTGGACAATATCACCCGCAAAGACGTTGAGGAACATCCAGACCTAATTGTTTTAACTCCTACCTGTACCAGCAGCATTCTCCAAGAAGACCTGGAAAACTTCGTAGAACGAGCTTCCATAGAAACCAAGTCAGACGTGATGCTGGCGGACGTGAACCACTACCGCGTCAATGAACTGCAAGCAGCCGACATTACCCTGCGGCAAATTGTCCAGCTTTACATCGAGAAAGCCCGGAAAAAAGGCGATTTACCCGAAGGCAAAACTGAAAAGCCCTCGGTTAACATTCTCGGAATTTCCAGCCTCGGATTTCACAATCACCACGACTGCACCGAGTTGAAGCGGTTGATGGCTGACTTGGGGATTCAAGTCAACGAAGTAATTCCCGAAGGCGCATCAGTTCACAACCTCAAGAATTTGCCAAAGGCTTGGTTTAACCTGGTTCCTTACCGCGAAATCGGGCCAATGGCAGCTCAGTATCTGGAGAAAGAATTTGGGATGCCTTTTGTAGACATTACGCCGATGGGTGTGGTGGAAACTGCACGTTGCATCCGCAAAATTCAGGAAATCATTAACGCTCAAGGCGCAGATGTTAACTACGAAGACTACATCAACGAGCAAACTTTGCACGTTTCTCAAGCCGCTTGGTTCTCCCGTTCTATTGACTGCCAAAACTTGACAGGGAAGAAAGCTGTGGTGTTTGGCGACAGCACTCACGCCGCCGCCATCACGAAAATTCTGTCAAGAGAAATGGGGATTCACGTTGTTTGGGCGGGAACATACTGCAAGTACGATGCTGAGTGGTTCAAAGAGCAGGTAGGCGAATACTGCGATGAAGTGATCGTCACCGAAGACCACGGTCAAATTGGGGATGCGATCGCTCGTGTGGAACCTTCTGCCATCTTCGGTACCCAAATGGAACGTCACGTCGGTAAGCGTCTAAATATTCCCTGCGGCGTCATTGCAGCACCGATTCACGTTCAGAATTTCCCCATTGGTTACAAGCCATTCTGCGGTTACGAAGGTACGAACCAAATTACAGATTTGATCTACAATTCCTTCACTTTGGGAATGGAAGATCACCTCTTGGAAATCTTCGGCGGACACGACACCAAGGAAGTAATTACTAAGGGGATTTCTGCTGATTCCGACCTCGGTTGGAACAAGGAAGCGCAAGCAGAACTGAACAAAGTTCCCGGTTTTGTGCGCGGTAAAGTGAAGCGCAACACTGAGAAATTTGCACGCGATCGCGGTTTCAACGTCATCACTTTAGAAGTGATGTATGCAGCTAAAGAAGCAGTCGGTGCGTAA